The following proteins are encoded in a genomic region of Spirosoma sp. SC4-14:
- a CDS encoding glycosyltransferase family A protein yields the protein MQDSPLISCLCVTHNKPELLKRAIRCFQRQSYPHKELIIVYEDGDMASHNLAMSIQSDTIRPVMITNQPKLTLGQLRNIAVDVCKGDYFCQWDDDDWYHPLRIELQWQAIRRSNKPASALTYWLMFDTLTGDAYCSHHRIWEGSILCKTDIACTTIRYPDFEKGEDNLFIHQLYTTYGICHLPLPFLYIYTYNGRNTWGYDHFISLFEKANKLSRYSSEIIRQTLDESQPDSLLKDDKLLDEIEHVIFRNHLPSFPPVSDPGSSFRRFGSAGES from the coding sequence ATGCAGGACTCTCCTCTGATTTCGTGCCTTTGTGTTACTCATAACAAACCCGAATTACTGAAACGGGCCATCCGCTGTTTTCAGCGTCAGAGTTATCCGCATAAAGAACTAATTATTGTTTACGAAGACGGCGACATGGCCTCGCACAATCTGGCCATGTCCATTCAGTCGGATACCATTCGTCCTGTTATGATCACCAACCAGCCTAAGCTGACATTGGGCCAGCTACGGAATATTGCGGTCGATGTCTGCAAAGGCGACTATTTCTGTCAATGGGACGACGACGACTGGTATCACCCACTACGAATTGAGTTGCAATGGCAGGCCATTCGTCGGAGCAATAAACCCGCCAGCGCCCTCACCTACTGGCTAATGTTCGATACATTAACCGGTGATGCTTACTGTTCCCATCATCGGATTTGGGAAGGCAGCATTCTGTGTAAAACCGACATAGCCTGCACCACAATCCGGTACCCGGATTTTGAGAAAGGCGAAGACAATCTGTTCATCCATCAACTGTATACTACCTACGGCATATGTCATTTGCCGCTTCCGTTTCTCTATATATATACCTACAATGGGCGCAATACCTGGGGTTATGACCACTTTATTAGCCTTTTCGAAAAGGCCAATAAGTTGTCTCGTTATAGCTCAGAAATTATACGGCAGACCCTGGATGAGTCTCAACCTGATTCATTACTAAAAGATGATAAGTTGTTAGATGAAATAGAGCATGTAATTTTCAGGAATCACCTGCCATCATTTCCTCCGGTTTCAGACCCCGGCTCTTCCTTTAGGCGGTTTGGCAGTGCCGGCGAATCCTGA